The Calothrix sp. PCC 7507 DNA segment CTTTATGGATATGGAAACTTATGAAGAAAGCAGATTGAGCGCAACGCAAATTGGCGATCGCGTAAAATACCTCAAAGAAGGTATGGAAGCTGAGGTTGTCCGTTGGGATGAACAGGTGCTAGGTGTAGAATTACCTAAGTCTGTGACTTTAGAAGTTGTCCAAACCGATCCAGGTGTAAAAGGTGATACTGCCACGGGTGGATCAAAACCAGCCACTCTGGAAACGGGCGCGGTTGTTATGGTTCCCTTGTTTATCACCCAAGGAGAACGCATCCGAATTGATACTAGTGAAGATAAATATATCAGCAGGGAATAGCTTTTATCTTCACCGAAGATGCAAATATCGATTTCAATCCCTGTAAAGGGATTAAATCCCTGCCACACTTATAAATTCTTGTTTACGGACAGGTTGAGGTAATAAAAACTGTGCCATTGGACTTTAATGAAATTCGCCAGCTGCTAGCAACGATCGCCCAAACTGATATTGCTGAAGTTACGCTCAAAAGCGAAGATTTTGAACTCACAGTACGTAAAGCTGTGAGTTTCAGCAATCATCTGTCGGTTGCTCAAGCGGCCTTAGGTGGTGTGGTTGGTTCGGGATTGACATCGGTTTCACCTATTGGAACCCAGACAGGA contains these protein-coding regions:
- the efp gene encoding elongation factor P, which codes for MISSNDFRPGVSIVLDGSVWRVIDFLHVKPGKGSAFVRTTLKNVQTGKQLERTFRAGESVPQANIEKITMQHTYKDGDEFVFMDMETYEESRLSATQIGDRVKYLKEGMEAEVVRWDEQVLGVELPKSVTLEVVQTDPGVKGDTATGGSKPATLETGAVVMVPLFITQGERIRIDTSEDKYISRE